The proteins below are encoded in one region of Misgurnus anguillicaudatus chromosome 24, ASM2758022v2, whole genome shotgun sequence:
- the LOC141361660 gene encoding uncharacterized protein: protein MSGLGEVLKHAILSVLPTLSPDVINQLVEKLVDQGVESVDDLVYVKDDDILEFLRPIQCRKLLCAWKNQENQNSTVVSLPVEVLPMASSETNSEIVSPQSSSSSTSICVSQSWPENFKVPWNIMPAGIQSAAKNGQRPSPADRRQMIRVLADEIRKHDLNPTRSQCATVTRKVVREYPKSFADMIGDRQIGGGNESLLSQLKVRIEHLNRNNTLSQRIQSSDSGTSRKRSSTDSYGCTRWQPSLPPGESSETLELKRLKMEEIYLHEGDSGAERGDVCKLMEETYFLQRHMINASPPPTIAELKKKWPYLFIQRHIYGHFELLTEKKVKRLLELSIQECGQIITQFFKGKPTNDDVRNILSKGENDVAANVLQLLLAHFKEKLDGIILQADEFATPHDVKQSLHLPGSPRLIILGESLSNKRWMLSMEGEIVCEGAQPCFVSGLAALFSLFYNFNLEYQDEAACTLEFVQRRFIDINPERGSKAKKGKVTSKKTGKVVQKKSCTMNPQVASLLRKLTDFEWDFV from the exons ATGTCAGGACTTGGAGAAGTACTGAAACATGCCATATTATCTGTGTTGCCGACCCTGTCTCCAGATGTCATTAATCAGTTGGTTGAGAAGCTTGTGGACCAAGGAGTTGAGAGTGTGGATGATTTGGTGTACGTTAAAGATGATGACATTTTGGAGTTCTTGCGACCTATTCAATGCAGAAAACTTCTTTGTGCTTGGAAAAATCAAG AAAATCAGAACAGCACAGTTGTTTCACTTCCTGTTGAAGTTCTCCCCATGGCCTCCTCTGAAACCaattctgaaattgtttcaccTCAATCCAGCTCCTCGAGCACATCAATCTGTGTgtcacagtcatggcctgaaAATTTCAAAGTTCCCTGGAACATAATGCCAGCAGGTATTCAGAGTGCTGCAAAGAATGGTCAGAGACCTTCCCCTGCTGACAGACGCCAAATGATTAGAGTTCTTGCTGATGAAATAAGAAAGCATGACCTAAACCCCACCAGATCACAGTGTGCCACTGTTACTCGCAAAGTCGTTAGGGAGTATCCAAAATCTTTTGCTGACATGATAGGTGACAGGCAAATTGGGGGTGGAAATGAATCTCTTCTGTCACAGCTAAAAGTACGGATAGAGCATCTTAATAGAAATAATACTCTAAGTCAAAGGATCCAAAGTAGTGACAGTGGAACTAGTCGAAAACGTAGTTCTACTGACTCGTATGGTTGTACAAGATGGCAGCCTTCTCTTCCACCTGGTGAAAGTTCTGAAACTCTTGAACTGAAGCGTCTGAAGATGGAGGAGATATATCTTCATGAAGGAGACTCTGGTGCAGAAAGAGGAGATGTTTGCAAGCTCATGGAGGAGACGTATTTCCTTCAGCGTCACATGATCAATGCAAGCCCACCCCCAACAATTGCAGAGTTGAAAAAGAAATGGCCTTATCTCTTCATACAGAGGCATATATATGGTCATTTTGAACTGCTCactgaaaaaaaagtaaaaagacTTTTGGAATTGTCAATTCAGGAGTGTGGACAAATAATTACGCAGTTTTTTAAAGGCAAACCAACCAACGATGATGTTCGGAACATCCTTTCCAAAGGTGAAAACGATGTGGCTGCCAATGTCCTACAGCTGCTTCTTGCACACTTCAAGGAGAAGTTAGATGGCATCATTCTTCAGGCAGAT GAATTTGCAACTCCACATGATGTCAAGCAATCTCTGCATCTGCCAGGGAGTCCACGTCTTATAATTCTTG GTGAATCTCTAAGCAACAAGCGTTGGATGCTAAGTATGGAAGGTGAAATTGTGTGTGAAGGAGCCCAACCCTGTTTCGTCTCTGGACTTGCAGCGTTGTTTTCCTTATTTTACAATTTCAACCTTGAGTATCAGGATGAGGCAGCGTGCACCCTTGAGTTTGTTCAAAG ACGTTTCATTGACATCAACCCTGAGCGTGGCTCAAAAGCCAAAAAGGGCAAAGTGACATCTAAGAAGACTGGCAAAGTCGTCCAAAAAAAGAGCTGTACCATGAATCCGCAGGTAGCCTCTCTATTGCGGAAATTAACAGACTTTGAGTGGGATTTTGTTTAG